The proteins below are encoded in one region of Neisseriales bacterium:
- a CDS encoding glycosyltransferase family 4 protein, translated as MNILYINHYAGSMVHGMEFRPYYLAREWIHAGHKVWIVAAAYSHLRQTNPVVNGRFLHQLIDGIRYTWCKTPTYQHNGIRRARNIFTFLYRLRGFTRHLQSIAWRPNIVIASSTYPLDIFQAKIIAKRFHAKLVYEVHDLWPLTLIEVGGMSRFHPFVWLLQSAQYFAYRYADQVISMVPDAKTYMMAHGMAAHKYHVVPNGVARDLWLAHKRSSFSQSSIDLTSLRQRHRFLLGYIGGHGLANALDDLLHAIAQLNDASVGVVLVGEGPDKKALMRLAEDLALTNLYFYPAIPKKLVPDVLQQLDACYLGWKNRPIYRFGLNPNKLFDYMMAAKPILHASPLKRDLVSEIKCGITVEAENIEAIAQGILAITALSLDEKEKMGRRAKRCVLKDYDYSNLAQNFLTYCSS; from the coding sequence GTGAATATCCTCTATATCAATCATTATGCTGGCTCCATGGTGCATGGTATGGAGTTTCGTCCTTATTATTTGGCACGCGAATGGATCCATGCAGGTCATAAAGTGTGGATCGTGGCTGCTGCTTATAGCCATTTACGCCAAACAAATCCAGTTGTTAATGGACGTTTTTTGCATCAGTTAATTGATGGGATTCGTTATACTTGGTGTAAAACGCCCACTTACCAGCATAATGGCATACGGCGTGCACGAAATATTTTTACTTTTTTATATCGCTTGAGAGGTTTTACGCGCCATTTGCAAAGTATAGCCTGGCGACCCAATATCGTTATTGCATCCAGTACCTATCCATTGGATATTTTTCAAGCCAAAATTATTGCAAAACGATTTCACGCTAAACTAGTGTATGAAGTACATGATTTATGGCCCTTAACGCTCATCGAGGTGGGTGGGATGTCACGTTTTCATCCTTTTGTTTGGCTATTACAGTCTGCGCAATATTTTGCTTACCGCTATGCTGACCAAGTTATTTCGATGGTACCTGATGCAAAAACTTACATGATGGCACATGGTATGGCGGCTCATAAATATCACGTGGTTCCTAATGGTGTTGCACGAGATTTATGGCTAGCCCACAAAAGAAGTTCCTTCAGTCAATCCTCTATTGATCTAACATCCCTACGACAACGCCATCGTTTTTTATTAGGCTATATCGGTGGCCATGGTTTAGCTAATGCACTTGATGATCTTTTACATGCAATCGCACAATTAAACGATGCATCGGTCGGCGTGGTGTTGGTTGGAGAGGGTCCTGATAAAAAAGCTTTAATGCGCCTAGCTGAGGACTTAGCGCTCACGAATCTTTATTTTTATCCAGCTATACCCAAAAAACTAGTGCCTGACGTCTTGCAACAATTGGATGCTTGTTATCTGGGTTGGAAAAACCGACCCATTTATCGCTTTGGTTTAAATCCTAACAAATTATTTGACTATATGATGGCAGCTAAACCTATCTTACATGCTTCGCCTTTGAAGCGTGATCTTGTCAGTGAAATAAAATGTGGTATTACGGTTGAAGCTGAAAACATTGAGGCAATTGCTCAAGGTATTTTAGCCATCACAGCCTTGAGTTTGGATGAGAAAGAAAAAATGGGTCGTCGCGCAAAGCGCTGTGTGCTGAAAGACTATGACTACTCAAACCTTGCGCAAAATTTTTTAACTTATTGCTCAAGTTAA
- a CDS encoding glycosyltransferase family 4 protein, whose amino-acid sequence MQRKTVVHVTSVHPRNDVRIFTKECVTLARAGYAVTLFVADGKGNGQCQGVTIVDVGCFARGGRLMRMTYTIYRLFQAVRSLGSCLVHFHDPELIIMALWLKKLGYRVIYDIHEDVPRQLLTKYWIPRWIRPTCSYLWIHLEHYAAKRFDALVVPTLHLQDRFRRIKNPTILLRNYPLLTELGKPVAWSKRKNEICYIGSISSIRGINILIEAIHQARVPLQLAGLWSEPMLHEQLVKKAGWCWVHELGVVNRQGIMNILMRVKVGVVTLLPTPNHLLALPIKLFEYMAVGLPVIVSDFPLWRSIVEQAQCGLLVDPSDAQAIAQAIRQLLDNPKMAKAMGDAGRQAVLKQYNWEMESHKLFALYDQLTGSVADS is encoded by the coding sequence ATGCAACGTAAAACGGTTGTGCATGTGACGTCTGTTCACCCAAGAAATGATGTGCGTATCTTTACTAAAGAATGCGTAACGTTAGCACGAGCAGGTTATGCAGTGACTTTGTTCGTTGCTGATGGAAAAGGTAATGGACAATGTCAGGGTGTCACGATTGTGGATGTTGGGTGTTTTGCTCGTGGCGGACGCTTGATGCGCATGACTTATACGATATATCGCTTGTTTCAAGCGGTTCGTTCATTAGGCTCTTGTTTAGTACACTTCCATGACCCAGAACTGATCATCATGGCGTTGTGGCTTAAAAAATTAGGGTACCGAGTCATTTACGACATCCATGAGGATGTGCCACGCCAGCTATTGACCAAATATTGGATTCCACGGTGGATACGCCCAACTTGCTCCTATTTATGGATCCACTTAGAACATTATGCTGCAAAGCGCTTTGATGCTTTAGTCGTGCCTACTCTTCATCTTCAGGATCGCTTTAGGCGAATTAAAAACCCTACCATTTTACTTCGCAATTATCCTTTACTCACTGAATTGGGTAAGCCCGTTGCTTGGTCAAAGCGAAAAAACGAAATCTGTTATATAGGAAGCATTTCATCTATTCGGGGTATCAACATACTGATTGAGGCGATTCATCAGGCGAGGGTGCCATTGCAATTGGCTGGACTATGGAGCGAACCGATGCTTCATGAGCAGTTGGTGAAGAAAGCGGGTTGGTGCTGGGTGCATGAATTAGGCGTAGTGAATCGCCAAGGTATCATGAATATATTGATGCGTGTTAAGGTGGGCGTCGTAACGCTTTTACCAACACCGAACCATCTTTTGGCGTTGCCAATCAAATTGTTCGAATATATGGCAGTTGGTTTACCAGTTATTGTGTCTGATTTTCCGCTATGGCGTAGTATTGTTGAGCAGGCGCAGTGCGGGTTACTGGTTGATCCTTCTGATGCGCAAGCCATTGCACAGGCGATTCGTCAATTATTGGATAACCCTAAAATGGCTAAAGCTATGGGTGATGCGGGTCGACAAGCCGTGTTAAAGCAATATAATTGGGAAATGGAATCCCATAAACTCTTTGCTTTATATGATCAATTAACTGGATCTGTGGCGGATTCGTAG
- a CDS encoding glycosyltransferase family 4 protein, protein MMHKKNIRLILAGSVSIHTWRYLRYIAPHVKTILLVGGGDIPSCYRPANLEAQLPVSFTFSAYNLPQRIRAWLLQYWPDLLKQSVPTVLHIHQANSIAWHMLQATSAMKITTLLTCYGSDVLQAKSVWWQYQLLKKYLKHVDYVTVASYEMARIVSPLLLKSDRLSVLNFGVSMPNRSFSKRQYVLSNRLHKPLYRIDAILRAWQRVEAVHPDWLLLIAGEGHQTVILKNLAQALQLKQVQFIGMVSEQALNKLYQSAAIFVSVPNSDAVSLSLSEAMAYGCIPVVSNIAGNVEVIRDGVNGIVHPHTDLMGLSNSILRAIMLTKNSARMDRLILMNRQIVRASGLRSQSIQRFVAIYHELCSI, encoded by the coding sequence ATGATGCACAAAAAGAACATTCGGCTGATTTTGGCGGGTTCTGTTTCGATTCATACTTGGCGATATTTACGATATATTGCCCCTCATGTGAAGACTATTTTGCTCGTTGGTGGAGGTGATATACCGTCTTGTTACCGACCCGCCAATTTAGAAGCACAGCTACCTGTTTCATTTACTTTTTCAGCATACAATCTGCCACAACGCATTCGTGCTTGGCTTTTACAGTACTGGCCGGATTTATTGAAGCAATCTGTACCAACAGTATTACATATTCATCAAGCCAACAGCATTGCTTGGCATATGTTGCAAGCAACTAGCGCAATGAAGATTACGACCTTACTAACTTGCTATGGTTCGGATGTCTTACAAGCTAAATCCGTGTGGTGGCAATACCAACTCTTAAAAAAATATCTAAAGCATGTTGATTATGTAACCGTAGCTTCTTATGAAATGGCAAGGATTGTCAGCCCGTTATTGCTCAAATCAGATAGGTTGTCTGTCCTGAATTTTGGTGTTTCGATGCCCAATCGGAGTTTTTCAAAACGCCAATATGTTTTGTCCAATCGTTTACATAAACCACTTTACCGTATTGATGCTATTTTACGTGCTTGGCAGCGGGTAGAAGCAGTACATCCAGATTGGCTGCTGCTTATCGCTGGGGAGGGTCATCAAACAGTTATACTAAAAAACTTAGCTCAAGCACTCCAACTTAAACAGGTGCAGTTTATCGGAATGGTTAGCGAACAAGCGTTAAATAAACTTTATCAATCGGCTGCTATTTTTGTGAGCGTGCCCAATTCTGATGCGGTGAGTCTAAGTTTGTCGGAGGCAATGGCATATGGTTGTATTCCGGTGGTATCGAATATTGCGGGTAATGTAGAAGTGATACGAGACGGTGTAAATGGTATTGTTCATCCGCATACTGACCTAATGGGATTATCGAATAGTATCTTGCGTGCTATCATGCTGACCAAAAATAGTGCACGAATGGATCGATTAATTTTGATGAACCGACAGATCGTTCGCGCTTCAGGCTTACGTAGCCAGTCTATCCAACGTTTTGTAGCTATCTATCACGAACTTTGTTCGATTTGA
- a CDS encoding oligosaccharide flippase family protein gives MNFSMFSESLSWYFVRAVGAMSSGALIGQALIFIALPILTKLYDPESFGQFAIYTTWLSNLLVLMTGRYELALMLPENEKRASNLVVLALVINSIMGLLLMLVISVVASILAGWIHDPAMVDWFLWLPLALLLAGASQVFFQWNNRQRRDHTNVVAPIIRAIVMVITQIMGGYLGMGGIGLLIGHITGQLALLIAYAWHDMVQCFPWRKLSTWAGMKAEAKAYVKFPIITMPQTFIGGLQDPLCFMLVGILSGSWMIGLLGIMLRVIRMPAMLIGTAIAQIAYREMTALYHTQGNLAHFYLKLLCILCVLSLFPALLLVFFGQSLFVWVFGEVWRMAGAMAAVFSPYMVGYFLVTSLGMLPLVLGKQQVTFYFTVLSCLLHVGGLMFGWFIWQDIQLALYFIAALQSIFFIGYLGWLYRMAKRATLSYPT, from the coding sequence ATGAATTTCTCGATGTTTTCTGAAAGCCTTTCTTGGTATTTTGTGCGCGCAGTTGGCGCTATGTCGAGTGGCGCCTTAATTGGGCAAGCATTAATTTTCATTGCTTTACCCATTTTAACTAAGCTTTATGATCCCGAAAGCTTTGGTCAGTTTGCAATCTATACGACTTGGCTTTCTAATTTACTCGTGCTGATGACTGGGCGCTATGAACTGGCTTTAATGTTGCCAGAAAACGAGAAAAGGGCGAGCAATTTAGTGGTTTTAGCACTCGTTATTAACAGCATCATGGGATTATTGTTGATGCTGGTAATAAGCGTAGTAGCCAGTATCTTAGCGGGCTGGATACATGACCCAGCGATGGTTGATTGGTTTTTATGGTTGCCACTTGCATTACTCTTAGCAGGGGCTTCACAGGTTTTTTTTCAATGGAACAATCGCCAGCGGCGTGATCATACTAATGTTGTAGCACCTATCATTCGGGCTATCGTCATGGTGATCACGCAAATCATGGGTGGCTATCTTGGCATGGGTGGTATAGGGCTATTAATAGGCCATATAACTGGTCAATTGGCTTTATTAATTGCTTATGCCTGGCATGATATGGTGCAATGCTTTCCTTGGCGGAAATTATCAACTTGGGCGGGGATGAAAGCGGAAGCCAAAGCGTATGTTAAGTTTCCTATTATTACGATGCCTCAGACTTTCATCGGTGGGCTACAAGATCCTTTATGCTTTATGTTGGTTGGGATACTTTCTGGTTCATGGATGATTGGCTTATTGGGTATAATGCTTCGTGTTATTCGTATGCCCGCTATGTTGATTGGCACAGCTATTGCACAAATTGCTTATCGAGAAATGACGGCGCTATACCATACACAGGGTAATCTTGCGCATTTTTATCTTAAATTACTCTGTATTTTATGTGTTTTATCGTTGTTTCCTGCTTTGCTATTGGTATTTTTTGGTCAATCTTTATTTGTTTGGGTGTTTGGAGAAGTGTGGCGAATGGCAGGTGCCATGGCTGCTGTATTTTCTCCTTATATGGTTGGTTACTTTTTAGTGACTTCACTGGGTATGCTGCCACTGGTATTAGGTAAACAGCAGGTGACTTTTTATTTCACCGTTCTTAGTTGTTTGCTACATGTTGGCGGACTGATGTTCGGTTGGTTTATATGGCAAGATATACAGCTTGCTTTATATTTCATTGCGGCCTTACAAAGTATCTTTTTTATCGGCTATTTAGGATGGTTATATCGTATGGCCAAACGGGCAACACTGAGCTATCCAACATGA
- a CDS encoding DegT/DnrJ/EryC1/StrS family aminotransferase, protein MTVALTDLATQYQQLKAVIDERIQQVLNHGQYILGPEVAELEATLADFVQTKYAVGVSDGTTALQMALMALNIGSGDEVITTPFTFISTAETIALLGATPIYVDIDPISYNMDPKNIASAITPRTKAIMVVNLYGQCADFDAINAIAQEHGLAVIEDAAQSFGGQYKGRRSGRLATISCTSFYPAKPLGCYGDGGMCFTNDAALAQQLRLMRIHGQSERYVHTTLGLNGRLDTLQAAILLAKFPTFEAEIMARQQVAKNYDALLKGFVKIPQIAPDCLSAYAQYTIQINNRPHVQAVLAKQGIPTAVHYPIPLHQQPALCMAQQSSRAFIHTEAASTTVLSLPMHPFLDVATQQYIAQVLKEAVGYHG, encoded by the coding sequence ATGACCGTCGCATTGACTGACCTGGCAACACAATATCAGCAACTTAAAGCTGTTATTGATGAGCGCATCCAACAAGTTTTAAATCATGGGCAATATATTTTAGGTCCAGAAGTTGCTGAGCTTGAAGCTACTTTAGCGGATTTTGTTCAAACCAAGTATGCTGTTGGTGTATCAGACGGTACAACCGCTTTACAGATGGCACTGATGGCACTGAATATTGGATCAGGCGACGAAGTAATTACAACACCTTTTACTTTTATATCAACAGCTGAAACCATTGCTTTATTAGGCGCTACGCCTATTTATGTTGATATTGATCCGATAAGCTACAACATGGATCCAAAAAACATTGCGTCAGCCATTACGCCACGCACAAAAGCGATTATGGTGGTGAATTTATATGGGCAATGCGCTGATTTTGATGCAATCAATGCGATTGCGCAAGAGCATGGTTTGGCAGTTATTGAAGATGCGGCACAAAGTTTTGGTGGACAATATAAGGGCAGGCGATCGGGGCGTTTAGCGACGATAAGTTGTACGAGTTTTTATCCTGCAAAGCCATTGGGTTGCTATGGGGATGGGGGGATGTGTTTTACCAATGATGCAGCCCTAGCACAGCAATTGCGTTTAATGCGTATACATGGCCAATCCGAGCGTTATGTCCATACCACTTTGGGTTTAAATGGTCGGTTAGATACACTACAAGCTGCTATTTTGTTGGCTAAATTCCCTACTTTCGAAGCTGAAATTATGGCTCGTCAACAAGTAGCCAAGAATTATGATGCCCTGCTAAAGGGCTTTGTGAAGATACCTCAGATAGCACCAGATTGCCTGAGCGCTTATGCGCAGTACACTATCCAAATCAATAATCGTCCACATGTGCAAGCAGTACTAGCCAAACAGGGTATTCCAACAGCGGTACATTATCCGATACCGTTACATCAACAACCCGCGTTATGCATGGCTCAACAATCCTCTCGTGCCTTTATTCATACCGAAGCAGCCTCGACCACCGTGTTAAGTTTGCCCATGCATCCTTTTTTAGATGTTGCAACACAACAGTATATTGCTCAAGTACTTAAAGAGGCGGTGGGATATCATGGATAA
- the recQ gene encoding DNA helicase RecQ, which yields MKDRALAILQETFGYAAFRGDQAAIIEQVLSGGHALALMSTGGGKSLCYQLPALIRSGITIVISPLIALMQNQVAALTELGIKAACLHSSMVLTDIESVFQAIRKNQLTLLYVAPERLLMPAFLKLLDQLSIALFAIDEAHCVSQWGYYFRHEYQQLGVLAKRYPHVPRLALTATADEQTCQDIVHYLDLSTAKKFVSSFDRPNLFYQVVEKNHAKRQLLDFIRSGFMGTSGIVYCLSRKRVDQVTQWLCEHGIDALPYHAGLDPDVRTLNQRAFLYQDNRIMVATVAFGLGIDKPDIRFVAHLDMPKSMENFYQESGRAGRDELPATSWLCYGLNDFIQLKGQIVKSQTAHIKQIELNRLKAVLAFCEYTGCRRQYILRYFCEASEPCGYCDNCLRQPKTVDATVAAQQLMSCIYRAKQSFSAQHIVDILRGNRTPLVAFHRHDQLSTYGMGKTISEKTWRALIRQLIAQELLDVEVTTNQALYLLEKSRSVLKRQATVTAKLSIFDGKDQTKGASIWLRSERQERLWEALRAWRSRIVANQQVPTYVIFSDRTLRELVEKRPTNLAGLMHIYGIGKTKLARYGEALLAILLAV from the coding sequence ATGAAAGATCGCGCATTAGCCATTTTACAAGAAACTTTTGGTTATGCAGCCTTCCGTGGTGACCAAGCGGCCATTATTGAGCAAGTACTATCGGGAGGACATGCTTTAGCATTAATGTCAACGGGTGGCGGTAAATCGCTATGCTACCAGTTGCCAGCACTGATTAGATCAGGTATTACGATTGTGATATCACCCCTTATTGCTTTAATGCAAAATCAAGTTGCCGCTTTAACGGAGTTGGGTATTAAGGCAGCTTGCTTGCATTCTTCAATGGTTTTGACTGATATAGAGTCTGTCTTTCAAGCAATACGTAAAAATCAGTTAACGTTGTTATATGTTGCGCCAGAGCGACTCCTGATGCCCGCTTTTTTAAAATTGCTTGATCAGCTATCTATTGCGCTTTTTGCGATTGATGAAGCGCATTGTGTCAGCCAATGGGGATATTATTTTCGACACGAATATCAGCAGTTGGGCGTGCTGGCTAAGCGCTATCCGCATGTACCACGCTTAGCGTTGACTGCAACAGCAGACGAACAAACTTGCCAAGATATCGTACATTATCTTGATTTATCTACTGCTAAAAAATTCGTTTCGAGTTTTGATCGACCTAATTTATTTTATCAGGTGGTTGAAAAAAATCATGCTAAAAGACAGTTACTAGATTTTATCCGTAGCGGTTTTATGGGTACTTCAGGTATTGTGTATTGCTTATCACGAAAAAGAGTCGATCAAGTTACGCAATGGCTCTGTGAGCACGGTATTGATGCACTGCCTTATCATGCTGGTTTAGATCCAGATGTCAGAACCCTTAACCAACGGGCTTTTTTATATCAAGATAATCGTATTATGGTGGCTACCGTTGCCTTTGGTCTAGGGATTGATAAACCGGATATTCGATTCGTAGCACATCTTGATATGCCAAAGAGCATGGAAAATTTCTATCAAGAATCCGGTCGGGCTGGTCGCGATGAATTACCAGCAACAAGCTGGTTATGCTACGGGCTCAATGATTTTATACAACTCAAAGGGCAAATCGTTAAGTCGCAAACAGCTCACATCAAACAGATTGAGTTGAATCGGCTCAAAGCAGTTTTAGCTTTTTGCGAATATACTGGTTGTCGCCGTCAATATATTTTGCGCTATTTTTGTGAGGCAAGTGAGCCTTGCGGGTACTGCGATAATTGTTTGCGTCAACCGAAAACGGTTGACGCAACGGTTGCTGCGCAGCAGTTGATGTCCTGCATTTATCGTGCCAAACAATCTTTTTCAGCACAACATATTGTTGATATATTACGCGGTAACCGTACGCCACTTGTAGCCTTTCATCGCCATGACCAATTATCAACTTATGGTATGGGTAAGACTATCAGCGAGAAAACTTGGCGTGCACTCATTCGGCAGTTGATTGCACAAGAACTATTGGATGTGGAAGTTACCACGAACCAAGCATTGTACCTGCTTGAAAAAAGTCGTTCTGTCTTAAAACGTCAAGCAACCGTCACAGCGAAATTGTCAATTTTTGATGGCAAAGATCAGACGAAAGGAGCGAGTATATGGTTGCGCTCTGAGCGACAAGAGCGTTTATGGGAAGCTTTACGTGCTTGGCGATCTCGGATCGTTGCAAATCAACAGGTGCCTACTTATGTCATTTTTTCAGATCGCACCTTACGTGAATTAGTTGAGAAAAGACCAACCAATCTGGCTGGATTAATGCATATATACGGTATTGGCAAAACAAAGTTAGCGCGTTATGGTGAAGCATTATTAGCTATTTTGCTTGCTGTTTAA
- a CDS encoding tyrosine-type recombinase/integrase, whose amino-acid sequence MTWRAARALFDQSLALKVRQPKTCLAYRRDIICLEQCSSANSPLLMKEADIQQIMLQLRKTLSSKSLRRMLSAWRGFFACLVDHGYISVNCCATIRVPRGGRRLPKALPVDMTQRLFDQQHLSDRLSIRDRAIFELMYSSGLRLSEVVMLDITHVDLVERLVLVVGKGNKERLLPIGRQAVHALEQYLPLRIAKIQETALFTNQAGDRLGQRQIQYRLARWSKLARLPQHVSPHMLRHSFASHFLQSSGDLRAVQEMLGHVNLSSTQIYTSLDYQHLSQTYDVTHPRARLQKKHRQ is encoded by the coding sequence ATGACTTGGCGGGCGGCTAGGGCACTCTTTGACCAATCTTTGGCGCTAAAAGTAAGGCAGCCTAAAACCTGCTTGGCCTATCGGCGCGATATTATATGTCTTGAGCAATGTAGCTCAGCCAACAGTCCGCTTTTGATGAAAGAAGCGGATATTCAACAAATCATGCTGCAATTACGAAAAACATTGTCTAGCAAAAGTCTTAGGCGCATGTTATCAGCGTGGCGTGGTTTTTTTGCTTGCCTTGTTGACCATGGCTATATCAGCGTGAATTGTTGTGCAACGATTCGTGTACCGCGTGGTGGCAGGCGTTTACCCAAAGCGTTACCTGTGGACATGACACAGCGCTTATTTGATCAACAGCATCTATCCGATCGACTCTCTATACGTGACCGCGCCATCTTTGAGTTGATGTATTCTTCCGGACTGCGACTTAGCGAAGTCGTGATGTTGGATATCACCCATGTTGATCTTGTTGAGCGTTTGGTGCTTGTGGTGGGAAAAGGGAATAAAGAGCGACTTTTACCTATTGGTCGCCAAGCAGTCCATGCACTTGAGCAGTATCTACCGCTTCGTATCGCTAAAATCCAAGAGACAGCTTTATTTACAAATCAAGCTGGTGATCGCTTAGGTCAACGCCAAATTCAGTATCGTCTAGCACGCTGGAGCAAATTGGCTAGGTTACCACAGCATGTTTCACCGCATATGTTACGCCATAGTTTTGCCAGCCATTTTTTGCAGTCTTCGGGGGATTTACGTGCGGTTCAAGAAATGCTTGGTCATGTGAATTTATCCAGTACACAGATTTATACAAGCCTTGATTACCAGCATCTGAGTCAAACTTATGATGTAACGCATCCTAGGGCAAGGCTACAGAAAAAACATCGTCAGTAA
- the cca gene encoding multifunctional CCA tRNA nucleotidyl transferase/2'3'-cyclic phosphodiesterase/2'nucleotidase/phosphatase (catalyzes the addition and repair of the essential 3'-terminal CCA sequence in tRNAs without using a nucleic acid template; phosphohydrolase activities include hydrolysis of pyrophosphate, 5'-nucleoside tri- and diphosphates, NADP, and 2'-AMP with the production of Pi, metal-dependent phosphodiesterase activity for 2',3'-cAMP, 2',3'-cGMP, and 2',3'-cCMP, and hydrolysis 2',3'-cyclic substrates with the formation of 2'-nucleotides and 3'-nucleotides; these phosphohydrolase activities are probably involved in the repair of the tRNA 3'-CCA terminus degraded by intracellular RNases), with amino-acid sequence MKIYAVGGSVRDKLLGLPIQDKDYVVVGASEQTMKALGYQPIGRDFPVFLHPTTHEEYALARTEKKVATGYGGFVFHVQPDVTLKEDLARRDLTINAMAEDKNGVIIDPFGGQQDLSNKLLRHTSLAFVEDPVRVLRVARFAARLNFTVHPSTLSLMKQIVASDEMTALVPERIWQELAKGLMEKYPLLLLSVLNQCGALAILLPEIAKWYRATSQGFMPYQLKALDDASARNMSLAQRFAIVMHTFDIPIATLRTQIQAISCRLKVPNFCQHLAIRCADMIDLIRMIASVDLSDILRFFQRIRAFQANSDITSLFEVCHSVLCASVLHNTGHDTGRHESIQLMQVLLQAAQNVDTACFVKERDTNTQNIADAIFKARLKAMYQAKQGFLS; translated from the coding sequence ATGAAAATATATGCCGTGGGTGGATCGGTTCGCGATAAATTGCTCGGTTTACCTATACAAGATAAAGATTATGTGGTGGTTGGAGCAAGCGAACAGACGATGAAAGCGCTAGGTTATCAACCGATCGGGCGAGATTTTCCCGTATTTTTGCATCCAACGACGCATGAAGAATATGCCTTGGCTAGAACAGAAAAAAAGGTTGCCACAGGTTATGGCGGTTTTGTTTTCCATGTGCAACCCGATGTGACGCTAAAAGAGGATCTGGCGCGACGCGATTTAACGATTAATGCCATGGCAGAAGACAAAAATGGGGTTATTATTGATCCTTTTGGTGGGCAACAGGATTTATCCAATAAGCTCTTGCGTCACACGAGCTTGGCTTTTGTCGAGGATCCTGTTCGCGTTTTACGTGTTGCACGTTTTGCTGCACGGTTGAATTTTACAGTCCATCCCAGCACGCTATCTTTGATGAAACAAATAGTCGCTTCAGATGAAATGACAGCGTTAGTTCCCGAGCGTATCTGGCAGGAACTGGCTAAGGGATTAATGGAAAAATATCCTTTGTTATTATTGAGCGTGCTTAATCAATGTGGCGCTTTAGCTATCTTGTTACCGGAAATAGCAAAGTGGTATAGAGCGACTTCACAAGGTTTCATGCCGTATCAACTCAAAGCATTGGATGATGCATCGGCTCGTAACATGTCGTTAGCGCAACGCTTCGCAATTGTGATGCATACTTTTGATATACCTATTGCGACATTACGTACGCAAATTCAAGCTATATCTTGTCGCCTAAAAGTGCCCAATTTCTGTCAGCACCTAGCAATCCGATGTGCGGATATGATTGATCTGATACGAATGATTGCTTCAGTAGATCTTAGCGACATACTTCGTTTTTTTCAGCGCATACGAGCCTTCCAAGCCAATTCTGATATTACGTCGCTTTTTGAAGTTTGTCATAGCGTGCTTTGCGCTTCCGTTTTACATAATACTGGCCATGATACTGGTCGTCATGAATCCATTCAGTTGATGCAGGTTTTGCTCCAAGCTGCACAAAACGTGGATACGGCGTGCTTTGTGAAAGAGCGCGATACCAATACGCAAAATATTGCGGATGCTATTTTTAAAGCAAGACTAAAAGCAATGTACCAAGCTAAGCAAGGATTTTTATCATGA